The Crassaminicella indica genomic interval TTCATAAAAAGTTCACTTATTATTATACCATCTGTTTTTTTGCTTGAATATAACTTTTCATCTGCTGTATATAACCTTTTGCAATTTTATCAATAACTCTATTATAAACAGAATCCAGCTGAATCTTACCAATACTACTAATTGGCAATACATTTACAGAAGTCCCACTCATAAAAGCTCCATCTAAACAGATTATATCCTTTACAGAAATAGCTTTCTCTATTACAGGAATATTTAAAGCTTTACAAACCTTCATAATGCGATTTCTTGTAACTCCTAACAATACATCTTTTGCAGGAGCTGTAAATACCTCTCCTCCTTTTACAAAAAACATATTAGATCGACTTCCTTCTGTAATGATTCCTTCCTCATTCACCAATAAAGCTTCAAAAGCATTATTTTCCTTAATTTTTTTATTGATATTTTCTCTAAAAGATATATTCAAAACTTTTGCATTTGGATTTTCTCTTTCAGAATAATATAAAATAGTATGTATTCCTCTTTCATAAACTTCCCTTTCAGGATAATAACTTTTAATAAAATAAACCAAAAAATCCTGCTTTGTTTCATTTACCCTACTGCAAAGAAGTTTTACATTTATATTTTTACATTTATTCATAACAATGAGCTTATTTATTTCATCTGTAACAGTTTTATCTTCCTTTTGAATATGAAGCCCCAAAAGCAATGCAGATTTTCTCATTCTTTCCAAATGCTCCTCTAAAAATAATGGAACA includes:
- a CDS encoding aminotransferase class IV — translated: MKSEAFLDYYIYNGKVYDSKNMEGFEAIGSPVIYEVIRIIEGVPLFLEEHLERMRKSALLLGLHIQKEDKTVTDEINKLIVMNKCKNINVKLLCSRVNETKQDFLVYFIKSYYPEREVYERGIHTILYYSERENPNAKVLNISFRENINKKIKENNAFEALLVNEEGIITEGSRSNMFFVKGGEVFTAPAKDVLLGVTRNRIMKVCKALNIPVIEKAISVKDIICLDGAFMSGTSVNVLPISSIGKIQLDSVYNRVIDKIAKGYIQQMKSYIQAKKQMV